The Methylomicrobium agile genome has a segment encoding these proteins:
- a CDS encoding efflux RND transporter periplasmic adaptor subunit, producing MTQPLPKKWLFPAAALIALLLLILWMLGLLGGNKTEPGLTPLPTQAMLPQETARAIRQTLRETQAWPGAVKALIEARIAPKISARILEVAFREGDRVERGAVLARLDAEQSRAQEREASAHAAAAKAEAARTEADLKRTRELFEQEAATREAFEHAAAAARKASAGARAAEQNLREATLQRSETVLTAPFGGVIARRLHEPGDMGLAGEPIVVLHDPSALRLEASVTAACAGQINVGDPATVRIDALKASLDAKIGEIVPAADPLTGTVLIKADLPQTKGLQPGLFGWLEQACGSEHTALLIPAAALRRIGQVEAVTVLEGDRLSTRQVRSGFARGEFVEILSGLDEGETVVVR from the coding sequence ATGACGCAGCCGCTGCCGAAAAAATGGCTGTTCCCGGCCGCCGCGCTGATCGCATTGCTTCTGTTGATTTTATGGATGCTTGGGCTGCTCGGAGGAAACAAGACCGAACCCGGCCTAACGCCGCTACCCACCCAAGCGATGCTCCCGCAGGAAACCGCGCGCGCGATCCGGCAAACACTCCGGGAGACTCAGGCCTGGCCGGGCGCGGTCAAAGCCCTCATCGAAGCGCGGATAGCGCCGAAAATCAGCGCCCGCATCCTGGAAGTCGCCTTCCGCGAAGGCGACCGGGTCGAACGGGGCGCCGTCCTCGCCCGGCTCGACGCGGAACAGTCCCGGGCGCAGGAACGCGAAGCTTCGGCGCATGCCGCCGCCGCGAAAGCCGAAGCGGCGCGTACGGAGGCGGACCTGAAACGGACGCGGGAACTGTTCGAACAGGAAGCCGCGACCCGCGAAGCCTTTGAACACGCCGCAGCGGCCGCACGCAAGGCATCGGCCGGCGCCCGGGCCGCCGAACAGAACTTGCGCGAAGCCACGCTGCAACGCAGCGAAACCGTATTAACCGCGCCTTTTGGCGGCGTGATCGCCCGGCGCCTGCATGAACCGGGCGACATGGGACTCGCCGGCGAGCCGATCGTCGTACTGCACGACCCTTCGGCGTTGCGTCTGGAAGCCTCGGTCACGGCCGCCTGCGCAGGCCAGATCAACGTCGGCGATCCGGCCACGGTGCGCATCGATGCGTTGAAAGCTTCGCTCGATGCGAAGATCGGCGAAATCGTGCCGGCCGCCGACCCGCTGACCGGCACGGTCCTGATCAAGGCCGACCTGCCCCAAACGAAAGGCCTGCAGCCGGGCCTGTTCGGCTGGCTCGAACAGGCCTGCGGCAGCGAACATACCGCCCTGCTGATTCCCGCGGCGGCGCTGCGCCGGATCGGCCAGGTCGAGGCCGTGACCGTACTGGAAGGCGACAGGCTGAGCACCCGGCAGGTGCGCTCCGGCTTCGCGCGCGGAGAATTCGTCGAAATTCTCTCCGGCCTGGACGAGGGCGAAACCGTGGTCGTTCGATGA
- a CDS encoding TolC family protein → MPPPHSKLACFLLPLALCVVPAAAAPNPAAESDPALPSGSAPLLTLERAVTLAIERNPDLQIANERIAQAEAAIGESLAAFYPQIRARLSYRYSDNPAEAFGMIVAQRRFSFGQNINQPNGVTDFRPEVQATWSLYRGGRDYHQSLAAGLGKEISELELSAVSNNLIHGVTDGFYTLLVAKENQAIAQRAALAVQSELADTRKRHAAGSALKADVLSLEARLAEAREADIHARNAVEMARTVLRTLLDFPDSSPIEPRIDRERPLPRLPAAFDDLRTEALANRPEMLIAQRQIETRQHEIKIARGEHLPRLDAFVNYGLNERSPEFSSAHDNVTSGVAVEMDLFAGLGTAARVRKAERRLAEAKAQRRKIELQIGREAKNASLELQEALQRAEVAGTAVAAAEEAFRLVTVQHRAGAATVTRFLESEVARDRAQTQRMTAHYDALRAEAALQRALGARR, encoded by the coding sequence ATGCCGCCACCCCATTCCAAGCTTGCCTGTTTTCTGCTGCCGCTCGCGCTTTGCGTCGTTCCGGCGGCGGCAGCCCCGAATCCGGCGGCGGAATCCGATCCCGCCCTGCCGTCAGGCTCGGCTCCCCTTCTGACCCTGGAACGCGCGGTGACTCTGGCAATCGAACGCAACCCCGACCTTCAGATCGCCAATGAACGGATCGCCCAGGCCGAAGCCGCCATCGGCGAAAGCCTCGCCGCCTTCTATCCGCAAATCAGGGCCCGCCTGAGCTACCGTTACAGCGACAACCCGGCGGAGGCATTCGGAATGATCGTCGCACAGCGCCGTTTTTCTTTCGGCCAGAATATCAATCAACCGAACGGGGTGACCGATTTCCGCCCCGAAGTCCAGGCAACCTGGTCTTTGTACCGGGGCGGCCGCGATTATCACCAAAGCCTGGCCGCTGGCCTCGGCAAGGAAATCTCCGAACTGGAGCTTTCGGCGGTCAGCAACAATCTGATCCACGGCGTGACCGACGGCTTTTATACCCTGTTAGTCGCCAAAGAAAATCAGGCGATCGCGCAGCGCGCGGCCCTGGCGGTACAAAGCGAGCTGGCTGACACCCGCAAACGCCATGCCGCCGGCTCGGCTCTGAAAGCGGACGTGCTCTCGCTCGAAGCCCGTCTGGCCGAAGCCCGCGAGGCGGACATCCACGCGCGGAATGCGGTCGAAATGGCGCGCACGGTGCTCAGAACTCTGCTCGATTTCCCCGACAGCAGCCCGATCGAACCCCGCATCGATCGGGAACGCCCCTTGCCGCGTTTGCCGGCGGCCTTTGACGACTTGCGGACCGAGGCGCTCGCCAACCGCCCGGAAATGCTGATCGCCCAGAGACAGATCGAAACCCGGCAGCACGAGATCAAAATCGCCCGGGGCGAACATCTGCCGCGCCTCGACGCCTTCGTCAATTACGGGCTGAACGAACGTTCGCCCGAGTTTTCTTCGGCACACGACAACGTGACGTCCGGTGTCGCGGTCGAGATGGATTTGTTTGCCGGCCTCGGCACCGCAGCGCGGGTCCGCAAAGCCGAAAGGCGGTTGGCCGAAGCGAAGGCGCAACGCCGTAAAATCGAGCTGCAGATCGGCCGGGAAGCCAAAAATGCCTCCCTGGAATTGCAGGAAGCGCTGCAGCGCGCCGAAGTCGCCGGGACGGCGGTCGCGGCAGCCGAAGAAGCGTTCCGCCTGGTTACCGTGCAGCATCGTGCCGGGGCCGCGACGGTGACGCGCTTCCTCGAAAGCGAAGTCGCGCGCGACCGGGCGCAAACGCAACGGATGACCGCGCATTATGACGCGCTGCGCGCCGAGGCGGCTCTGCAGCGCGCGCTCGGAGCCCGGCGATGA
- a CDS encoding SRPBCC family protein translates to MKKLLYSIPAAMFFASSLAVAHGPVRQKAEEEVVINAPAEKVWGIIKDYGDMSWHPGIGSVENKGGNKKGAVRVLTLTNGGTITEELKKYDEAKMSYAYKITEMSTASTITHAGAQEHVPVLPVHDYAATIGVEAEGADKSKVFWKAAYYRAYMNNDPPAEMNEEVANKAVENVLKTGLANLKTLAEK, encoded by the coding sequence ATGAAAAAACTGTTGTACAGCATTCCCGCTGCGATGTTCTTTGCTTCATCGCTTGCCGTTGCGCACGGACCGGTTCGTCAGAAAGCCGAAGAGGAAGTCGTGATCAACGCGCCCGCCGAGAAAGTCTGGGGCATCATCAAGGACTACGGCGACATGTCCTGGCATCCCGGCATCGGCAGCGTGGAAAACAAGGGCGGCAACAAGAAAGGCGCGGTTCGCGTTCTGACCTTGACTAATGGCGGCACGATCACCGAAGAGCTGAAAAAATACGACGAAGCGAAGATGTCGTATGCCTACAAGATCACCGAAATGAGTACCGCGAGCACGATTACCCATGCCGGCGCGCAAGAACACGTGCCGGTCTTGCCGGTGCACGATTATGCCGCGACCATCGGCGTCGAAGCCGAGGGTGCGGACAAATCGAAGGTATTCTGGAAGGCGGCCTATTACCGTGCTTACATGAACAACGATCCGCCGGCCGAAATGAACGAGGAAGTGGCGAACAAGGCCGTGGAAAACGTGCTGAAAACCGGCCTGGCCAACCTGAAAACGCTGGCTGAAAAATAA
- a CDS encoding cytochrome D1 domain-containing protein, which yields MRSLRPYVLAAAVLAASALPLPSAAAPFAYITNQLDDNVAIIDTESGKVADTVPVKGKPAGVAVAPDGRRVYISTPESGSVAVIDAQTRVLVKEAKVSSGALGVAVDRTGRRLFVADWYKAIVTVLDADSLQPVKTIPVGQSPSGLAISPDNRWLYVANRLSDSVSKIDLASLKVVGSAGVGAHPFGLALDSEGRRLYTANVESDDVTVVDTASMEAVATVKVQGRPYAATFALNDSRLLVTNQNSDSVSVIDTAELKEHGVVEVGGKPEGIGTLADDRHVYVANWFDGTVSVIDAKRLTVVETIRAGEGSRAFGQFIGK from the coding sequence ATGCGTTCGCTGCGACCTTATGTTCTCGCGGCGGCGGTTCTGGCGGCTTCCGCCCTGCCGTTGCCGTCTGCGGCGGCGCCTTTCGCCTATATCACCAATCAGCTGGACGACAATGTCGCGATCATCGATACCGAGTCGGGCAAGGTGGCCGATACGGTTCCCGTCAAGGGCAAGCCGGCCGGCGTGGCGGTAGCGCCCGACGGCCGCCGGGTTTACATCAGTACGCCGGAAAGCGGCAGCGTCGCGGTGATCGATGCGCAAACCCGCGTGCTCGTCAAGGAAGCCAAAGTCAGCAGCGGCGCGTTGGGCGTCGCCGTCGACCGGACCGGCAGGCGGCTATTCGTCGCGGACTGGTACAAGGCGATCGTGACCGTGCTCGACGCGGACAGCCTGCAACCGGTCAAGACGATTCCGGTCGGCCAGTCGCCGTCCGGCCTGGCGATCAGTCCCGACAACCGCTGGCTCTATGTCGCCAACCGGCTTAGCGATTCGGTTTCGAAGATCGATCTGGCCAGTCTGAAAGTGGTCGGATCGGCCGGCGTCGGCGCGCACCCTTTCGGCTTGGCTCTCGACAGCGAAGGCCGGCGCCTTTATACCGCCAATGTCGAAAGCGACGACGTGACGGTGGTCGATACGGCGTCGATGGAAGCCGTGGCCACCGTCAAGGTGCAGGGCAGGCCGTATGCGGCTACGTTCGCGCTGAACGACAGCCGCCTGTTGGTGACCAACCAGAACAGCGATTCGGTTTCGGTGATCGATACGGCCGAACTGAAGGAGCATGGGGTGGTCGAGGTGGGCGGCAAGCCGGAAGGCATCGGCACGCTCGCGGACGACCGCCATGTCTATGTCGCCAACTGGTTCGACGGCACGGTATCGGTGATCGATGCGAAGCGGCTTACGGTCGTCGAGACGATCAGGGCCGGCGAGGGCAGCCGGGCATTCGGACAGTTTATCGGAAAGTAG
- a CDS encoding DUF6632 domain-containing protein produces the protein MTPDQKLKSLGIALRIIGTVFIVGIYPLMMWIWPSGWGREPRQPEYEQMIIGIYATLGVFLILAAKNPLAHRSLIGFTIWSSVVHGGIMLFHGIADENERANLAGDVPALFPVAAALRYLLPPERREP, from the coding sequence ATGACCCCGGATCAAAAACTCAAATCCCTTGGTATTGCGCTCCGGATCATCGGAACCGTCTTCATTGTCGGCATTTACCCGCTGATGATGTGGATCTGGCCTTCGGGATGGGGCAGGGAGCCCCGGCAGCCGGAATACGAGCAGATGATCATCGGCATTTACGCCACGCTGGGCGTATTCCTGATCCTCGCGGCCAAGAATCCGCTGGCGCATCGGAGCCTGATCGGCTTTACGATCTGGTCGAGTGTTGTGCACGGCGGCATCATGCTGTTTCACGGCATTGCGGACGAAAACGAACGGGCCAATCTGGCCGGAGATGTGCCGGCGCTGTTTCCGGTGGCGGCCGCGCTCCGGTATCTGCTGCCGCCGGAGCGTCGTGAACCATAG
- a CDS encoding discoidin domain-containing protein, with amino-acid sequence MEKHIITDISPDRQKRTTSWLNLESLADVEVTSESSEHPVEAALLSNTERGWRAARPGAQTIRLLFKRPQDIHRIHLIFLETAIRRTQEYQLRWSGDDGRTWNEIVRQQWNFSPDGSTRETEDHTVALSGVTGLELNITPDISGERAFASLEKLRVA; translated from the coding sequence ATGGAAAAACACATCATTACCGATATTTCCCCCGATCGGCAAAAGCGGACGACAAGCTGGCTGAATCTGGAGTCGCTCGCCGACGTGGAAGTCACGTCGGAAAGCAGCGAACATCCGGTGGAGGCGGCATTGTTATCGAACACCGAACGCGGTTGGCGGGCCGCCAGGCCCGGTGCGCAAACGATCCGGCTGCTTTTTAAACGACCGCAAGATATTCATCGGATTCATCTGATTTTTTTGGAAACCGCGATCAGGCGGACCCAGGAATACCAGCTTCGCTGGTCCGGCGATGACGGCCGGACCTGGAATGAAATCGTGCGCCAGCAATGGAATTTCAGTCCCGACGGAAGCACGCGCGAGACCGAAGATCATACGGTGGCGCTTTCCGGCGTGACCGGGCTCGAACTGAACATTACGCCCGACATTAGCGGGGAACGCGCCTTTGCCTCTCTCGAAAAATTGCGGGTTGCCTGA
- a CDS encoding YcgN family cysteine cluster protein — translation MNFWQTKTLHEMTDAEWESLCDNCGKCCLNKLEDEKTGEIHFTSAACRLLDLKTCRCTRYAERTRLVPRCLDVRKLDPEAYHWLPSTCAYRLLSESEDLPTWHPLVSGRRETVQRAGVSISSYAVNENQVRRLEDHIIRWLD, via the coding sequence ATGAATTTCTGGCAAACCAAAACACTGCATGAAATGACCGACGCCGAATGGGAGTCGCTTTGCGACAACTGCGGCAAGTGCTGTTTGAACAAGCTCGAAGACGAGAAAACCGGCGAAATTCACTTCACCAGCGCGGCCTGCAGGCTGCTCGACCTGAAAACCTGCCGCTGCACGCGCTATGCGGAACGCACGCGGCTGGTGCCGCGCTGCCTCGACGTCAGAAAGCTGGATCCAGAAGCGTATCACTGGCTGCCCTCGACCTGCGCCTACCGCCTGCTGTCCGAAAGCGAAGACCTGCCTACATGGCACCCTTTAGTCTCGGGCCGCCGCGAAACGGTACAGCGTGCCGGTGTTTCGATAAGCAGCTATGCGGTCAACGAAAACCAGGTCAGGCGACTGGAGGATCACATCATCCGGTGGCTGGATTAA
- a CDS encoding pyrimidine/purine nucleoside phosphorylase codes for MSEFSNVTVVKKANVYFGGNVSSRTIRFADGTVKTLGFMLPGEYTFNTADPELMEILDGDLDVWLPGAAHWQTVKGGESFNVPGNAQFTVKIKAPTDYCCSFLK; via the coding sequence ATGTCCGAATTCAGCAATGTCACCGTCGTCAAAAAAGCCAACGTCTATTTCGGCGGCAACGTTTCCAGCCGCACGATCCGTTTCGCGGACGGCACGGTCAAAACCCTCGGCTTCATGCTGCCCGGAGAATACACGTTCAACACCGCCGATCCCGAACTGATGGAAATCCTCGACGGCGACCTGGACGTCTGGCTGCCGGGCGCAGCGCACTGGCAAACGGTCAAAGGCGGCGAGTCGTTCAACGTGCCGGGCAATGCGCAATTCACGGTCAAGATCAAGGCACCGACCGACTATTGCTGCTCGTTCCTGAAATAA
- a CDS encoding SUF system Fe-S cluster assembly regulator: MLRVSKLTDYATVILSHMAKGASAFHTAIEIASATGIALPTVSKILKLLVHAQVLTSTRGAKGGYALASTPDRITVAAVIRALEGPIALTECSISHRGCKQASGCGIRGNWGLINQAIHDALESVTLADMIKPAMVPEKILIPVASLSR; this comes from the coding sequence ATGCTACGGGTAAGTAAACTGACTGATTACGCCACAGTGATTTTGAGCCATATGGCGAAAGGCGCCTCGGCATTCCACACGGCGATCGAAATAGCCTCGGCGACCGGAATTGCCTTGCCCACGGTCAGTAAAATTCTTAAACTGCTGGTCCATGCGCAGGTACTGACTTCGACGCGCGGCGCGAAAGGCGGTTATGCCCTGGCCAGTACGCCGGACAGGATCACCGTCGCGGCGGTCATTCGTGCGTTGGAAGGCCCGATTGCGCTGACCGAGTGCAGCATTTCGCACCGGGGTTGCAAGCAGGCTTCAGGCTGCGGGATTCGCGGTAATTGGGGTCTGATCAACCAGGCGATCCATGACGCGCTGGAGTCGGTGACGCTGGCGGATATGATCAAACCGGCGATGGTGCCCGAGAAAATCCTGATTCCGGTCGCGAGTTTATCCCGTTAA